A genomic window from Arthrobacter globiformis includes:
- a CDS encoding isochorismatase family protein, with the protein MARALIIVDVQNDFCEGGALPVEGGAAVAGAISEYVENHHGQFDHIVATQDWHIEPGAHFSEAPDFKDTWPPHCVAGTQGAELHPELDTEHIQAYFHKGLYTAAYSGFEALLAPEDAVPTGERQPGSLPAAADPGYAPEEDAIGLDDWLQSHDVEDVVVVGLATDHCVMATSLDAVQAGYSVTVIKRLTAGIADDLDDTYAEMELGGVDLE; encoded by the coding sequence ATGGCAAGGGCACTCATCATCGTTGACGTCCAGAACGATTTCTGCGAGGGCGGCGCGCTGCCGGTGGAGGGCGGGGCCGCCGTGGCCGGGGCCATCAGCGAGTACGTCGAGAACCACCACGGCCAGTTCGACCACATCGTGGCCACGCAGGACTGGCACATCGAACCGGGCGCCCATTTCTCGGAAGCCCCGGACTTCAAGGACACCTGGCCGCCGCACTGCGTTGCCGGGACCCAGGGCGCCGAGCTTCATCCGGAGCTCGACACCGAACACATCCAGGCGTACTTCCACAAGGGGCTGTACACCGCGGCCTACTCCGGGTTCGAGGCCCTGCTGGCGCCGGAGGACGCCGTCCCCACCGGCGAACGGCAGCCCGGTTCGCTGCCCGCAGCGGCGGACCCCGGGTACGCGCCGGAGGAAGACGCGATCGGCCTCGACGACTGGCTCCAGAGCCACGATGTGGAGGACGTCGTGGTGGTGGGCCTCGCCACCGACCACTGCGTCATGGCCACGTCGCTGGATGCGGTCCAGGCCGGCTACTCCGTCACCGTGATCAAGCGGCTGACGGCGGGCATTGCCGACGACCTCGACGACACCTACGCCGAAATGGAGCTGGGCGGCGTGGACCTCGAGTAG
- a CDS encoding transporter, with amino-acid sequence MVAHLLRLKLTLLRNGLRRSPWQLVGLAFGGLYAFFIVGMCVVLLVLLRQEDPGLAQTVVVLGGSAALLGWGIVPVIASAVDMTLDPARFTTSAVPMPQLLAGLALGGLIGLPGLATSIVALATVVTWSRGVLPAAGALVGAVLGVLTCVVFCRVVTTATSSLAASRRFKDVSGIAFMVPLVLLGPITAGIFQGMAGSGAFLSELAGRVSWTPLGAAWSLGGDLEAGQPGHAGLKLLIAAATLAGFSWCWKLLLERALVTPPYSGSSRRKGGRLGLFSLLPATPAGAVTARALTYWFRDPRYSGSLVVIPLLPVVLAFQGSQTNDYGVLMITGPLTAFLLAWSISGDVSYDNTAFALHVAAGVRGVHDRLGRALACLAFALPTVLILAVVPFFITADWAWWPSILGMSVGVLLTGLGLSSVVSARYTIAVPLPGDSPFKKPPGNVGQTLAVQFGGMGVLLVLVLPEAGLVLAQVLTGDPLFGWINLALGPVLGTALFIVGVRVGGRWFDARGPELLAQVTVNR; translated from the coding sequence ATGGTTGCGCACCTCCTGAGGCTGAAGCTCACGCTGCTCCGGAACGGACTGCGGCGGAGCCCCTGGCAGCTGGTGGGGCTGGCGTTCGGCGGACTGTATGCGTTCTTCATCGTCGGCATGTGCGTGGTGCTGCTGGTCCTGCTCCGGCAGGAGGACCCGGGCCTGGCCCAGACCGTTGTGGTGCTTGGCGGCTCGGCGGCCCTGCTGGGCTGGGGAATTGTGCCGGTCATTGCCTCGGCCGTGGACATGACGCTGGACCCTGCCCGGTTCACGACGTCGGCCGTGCCCATGCCGCAGCTTCTGGCCGGCCTCGCGCTCGGCGGCCTCATCGGGCTTCCGGGGCTGGCCACCTCGATCGTCGCCCTGGCCACCGTGGTCACCTGGTCCCGCGGTGTGCTGCCAGCTGCGGGCGCGCTGGTCGGCGCCGTCCTTGGCGTGCTGACCTGCGTCGTGTTCTGCCGGGTCGTCACTACGGCTACGTCGAGCCTGGCGGCCTCACGGCGGTTCAAGGACGTCAGCGGCATAGCCTTCATGGTGCCACTGGTTCTCCTGGGTCCGATCACCGCCGGCATCTTCCAGGGCATGGCCGGTTCCGGGGCCTTCCTGTCCGAACTGGCCGGCAGGGTTTCCTGGACGCCGCTGGGGGCTGCGTGGTCGCTGGGCGGCGATCTCGAAGCCGGACAGCCGGGCCACGCGGGACTCAAACTGCTCATTGCCGCGGCCACGCTGGCAGGGTTTTCCTGGTGCTGGAAGCTGCTGCTGGAACGTGCCCTGGTCACGCCGCCCTACAGCGGAAGCAGCCGCCGGAAGGGCGGGCGGCTGGGGCTGTTCTCCCTTCTGCCCGCGACGCCGGCCGGTGCCGTCACGGCGCGGGCCCTGACCTACTGGTTCCGTGATCCCCGGTATTCAGGTTCGCTGGTGGTCATTCCGCTGCTGCCGGTCGTGCTGGCTTTCCAAGGCAGCCAGACCAACGACTACGGCGTTCTGATGATCACCGGGCCGCTCACGGCGTTCCTCCTGGCGTGGTCCATTTCGGGGGATGTGTCCTACGACAACACCGCTTTTGCCCTACACGTCGCGGCCGGGGTGCGGGGAGTCCATGACCGGCTGGGGCGCGCGCTGGCCTGCCTGGCGTTCGCGCTGCCCACGGTGCTGATCCTCGCCGTCGTGCCGTTCTTCATCACGGCCGACTGGGCGTGGTGGCCTTCCATCCTCGGGATGTCCGTGGGAGTGCTGCTGACCGGGCTGGGCCTGTCGTCCGTGGTGTCCGCCCGTTACACCATCGCCGTGCCGCTTCCCGGCGACAGCCCGTTCAAGAAGCCCCCGGGCAATGTGGGGCAGACACTCGCCGTCCAGTTCGGCGGAATGGGTGTCCTTCTGGTGCTGGTCCTCCCGGAGGCCGGCCTGGTCCTCGCGCAGGTGCTCACCGGAGATCCGCTGTTTGGCTGGATCAACCTGGCACTGGGGCCCGTCCTTGGCACTGCACTGTTCATTGTGGGGGTCCGGGTGGGTGGGCGTTGGTTCGATGCCCGCGGCCCGGAGCTGCTGGCCCAGGTCACTGTCAACCGCTGA
- a CDS encoding DUF3039 domain-containing protein, with amino-acid sequence MDAMSSMTDPLDNDPMRELSGAGSSTATIEREELRQEVEPGDRERFAHYVRKEKIMESAMTGEPVIALCGKVWTPGRDPQKFPVCPMCKEVYDGLRPGNDGGSGSGGDSGNNK; translated from the coding sequence ATGGATGCCATGAGTAGCATGACGGATCCTCTCGACAACGACCCCATGCGTGAGCTTTCCGGCGCCGGATCGTCCACCGCAACGATTGAGCGCGAGGAACTGCGCCAGGAAGTGGAGCCCGGCGACCGTGAGCGCTTTGCACACTATGTGCGCAAGGAAAAGATCATGGAGTCTGCCATGACCGGCGAACCGGTCATCGCGCTGTGCGGCAAGGTCTGGACGCCCGGACGGGATCCGCAGAAGTTCCCGGTCTGCCCCATGTGCAAAGAGGTCTATGACGGCCTCCGCCCGGGCAACGACGGCGGCAGCGGGTCCGGCGGAGACTCAGGCAACAACAAATAG
- the nagB gene encoding glucosamine-6-phosphate deaminase gives MEVVILPGGRQIASLVADAVESLLRNKPDAVLGLATGSSPLPVYDELARRHEQAGLDFSRACGFTLDEYVGLEPGHPESYREVIRRDFANRVNIDPDNILGPDGSAQDIPAACRAYEDRIRERGGIDLQLLGLGTDGHIGFNEPGSSLASRTRIKSLIEQTRRDNARFFRSLDEVPHHVVTQGLGTILESRHAILLATGAQKAQAVHDLVEGPLAAICPASVLQLHPHASIVLDEAAASSLKLADYYRHTYEHKPAWQGL, from the coding sequence ATGGAGGTCGTCATACTTCCGGGCGGCAGGCAGATTGCCTCCCTCGTCGCAGACGCAGTGGAGAGCCTGCTGCGGAACAAGCCCGACGCCGTGCTGGGACTTGCCACGGGATCATCGCCGCTGCCGGTGTACGACGAACTCGCGCGGCGCCACGAGCAGGCCGGCCTGGACTTCAGCCGTGCCTGCGGATTCACCCTGGATGAGTACGTCGGGCTGGAACCCGGACACCCCGAGTCCTACCGGGAGGTGATCCGCCGCGACTTCGCGAACAGGGTCAACATCGACCCGGACAACATCCTCGGGCCGGACGGAAGCGCCCAGGACATCCCGGCGGCCTGCCGTGCGTACGAGGACCGGATCAGGGAGCGCGGCGGCATCGATCTGCAGCTTTTGGGCCTTGGCACCGACGGACACATCGGCTTCAACGAGCCGGGGTCGTCCCTGGCATCCCGCACCCGGATCAAGTCGCTCATCGAGCAGACACGGCGCGACAACGCCCGCTTCTTCCGCAGCCTGGACGAGGTTCCACACCACGTGGTGACCCAGGGGCTGGGCACCATCCTCGAGTCGCGGCACGCCATCCTGCTGGCCACGGGAGCCCAAAAGGCGCAGGCCGTCCACGACCTGGTGGAGGGACCCCTCGCCGCGATCTGCCCAGCCTCGGTGCTGCAGCTGCACCCGCACGCTTCCATCGTGTTGGACGAGGCCGCGGCGTCGTCACTGAAGCTCGCCGACTACTACCGGCACACCTACGAGCACAAACCGGCGTGGCAGGGCCTGTGA